Proteins encoded together in one Burkholderiales bacterium window:
- a CDS encoding ketopantoate reductase family protein — translation MRIHMIGAGAMGGVYGGLLKRAGHDVTLIDPRVDHIERIRREGLIVEGVRGRHVVQIPACTGPEGLAACELAIIFTDANATRDAARTAARVLGPEGCALTLQNGIGNVEALIGELGRPRVIAGVSMNSAANPEPGRVVYTNSGMTSLGELDGRTTERVREVARMLDEAGIPAEIVPDPMTHIWTKFVHNCCINALAAVTGLRGGEIYRTPEVAALQERIIDEVLAVVARKGIRLNDPDPRKKIKEHCRVRYNKPSMLQHVEQGRRTEIDALNGALLREAGALGMALPYNEALVAIVKGLEKSRRQLLHEPPRDYAKLEAQAQREGAAPAAASAARRAG, via the coding sequence ATGCGCATCCACATGATCGGAGCGGGCGCGATGGGCGGCGTCTACGGGGGGCTGCTCAAGCGCGCAGGCCACGATGTCACGCTGATCGATCCGCGGGTGGATCACATCGAGCGCATCCGGCGCGAAGGCCTGATCGTCGAGGGCGTGCGCGGCCGGCATGTGGTGCAAATCCCGGCCTGTACCGGCCCCGAAGGGCTCGCGGCCTGCGAGCTGGCGATCATCTTCACCGACGCCAACGCCACGCGCGATGCCGCGCGCACCGCAGCTCGGGTGCTCGGGCCCGAGGGCTGTGCGCTCACCCTGCAGAACGGCATCGGCAACGTCGAAGCCCTGATCGGGGAACTGGGCCGGCCACGGGTCATCGCCGGCGTGTCCATGAACAGCGCCGCCAATCCCGAGCCCGGGCGGGTGGTGTACACCAACAGCGGCATGACTTCACTCGGCGAGCTGGACGGCCGCACCACCGAGCGCGTGCGCGAAGTCGCGCGCATGCTCGACGAAGCCGGAATTCCGGCCGAGATCGTGCCTGATCCGATGACCCACATCTGGACCAAGTTCGTGCACAACTGCTGCATCAACGCGCTGGCCGCGGTCACCGGACTGCGCGGCGGAGAAATCTACCGCACGCCCGAGGTTGCCGCACTGCAGGAGCGCATCATCGACGAAGTGCTGGCCGTGGTGGCGCGCAAAGGCATCCGGCTCAACGACCCCGACCCGCGCAAGAAGATCAAGGAGCATTGCCGCGTACGCTACAACAAGCCGTCGATGTTGCAGCACGTCGAGCAGGGACGGCGCACCGAGATCGACGCGCTAAACGGCGCGCTCCTGCGCGAAGCCGGCGCGCTGGGAATGGCGCTGCCGTACAACGAGGCGCTGGTGGCCATCGTCAAGGGTCTGGAGAAGAGCCGCCGGCAACTGCTGCACGAGCCGCCGCGCGACTACGCGAAGCTGGAAGCGCAAGCGCAACGCGAAGGCGCCGCGCCGGCCGCCGCCTCCGCGGCGCGCCGCGCGGGCTGA
- a CDS encoding hydroxyacid dehydrogenase codes for MSHASRKLLLPATMARAGWEVIQARPDVEAIPFPQEIAPRDFHALLADADAVALSLTPFGEAEAAAAPKLRVVARHGVGYDLVDVAALTRRRIPLMVTGTANSPSVAEQALCFMLALAKRDAAFDTMVKEGRWSERLNPPLPSDLFGKTVLIVGFGRIGTRVARMCRAFEMQVAVYDPYVGAATIEAAGYRAEQDLDAALPGADFVTIHCPKTPQTVGMFDERRLARMKPSACLINTARGGIIDEAALHRALVSGVIRGAGLDVFEREPPAPDNPLLKLPNLVAAPHMAGVTTESMDRMAISVARNILSVLDGKPDLDNVVNREVFGHR; via the coding sequence ATGTCCCACGCCAGCAGGAAACTGTTGTTGCCCGCCACGATGGCGCGCGCCGGCTGGGAGGTCATCCAGGCCCGCCCGGACGTCGAAGCGATCCCGTTCCCTCAGGAGATCGCGCCGCGCGACTTTCACGCCCTGCTCGCCGATGCCGACGCGGTCGCGCTGAGCCTCACCCCGTTTGGGGAAGCCGAGGCGGCGGCTGCGCCGAAGCTGCGGGTCGTGGCCCGCCACGGCGTGGGCTACGACCTGGTCGACGTCGCCGCGCTCACGCGCCGGCGCATTCCGCTGATGGTGACCGGAACCGCCAATTCCCCCTCGGTGGCCGAGCAGGCATTGTGTTTCATGCTCGCACTGGCCAAACGCGATGCGGCGTTCGACACGATGGTGAAAGAAGGGCGCTGGAGCGAGCGCCTGAATCCGCCGCTGCCGTCGGACTTGTTCGGCAAGACGGTGCTGATCGTCGGCTTCGGCCGCATCGGCACCCGCGTCGCGCGCATGTGCCGCGCCTTCGAGATGCAGGTCGCGGTCTACGATCCCTACGTCGGCGCCGCGACCATCGAGGCCGCCGGATACCGGGCCGAACAGGACCTCGACGCGGCGCTGCCTGGCGCCGATTTCGTCACCATCCATTGCCCGAAGACGCCGCAGACCGTCGGGATGTTCGATGAGCGGCGGCTTGCCCGCATGAAGCCCAGCGCCTGCCTGATCAACACCGCGCGCGGGGGAATCATCGACGAAGCGGCACTGCACCGCGCGCTCGTGAGCGGCGTGATCCGCGGCGCCGGACTGGATGTGTTCGAACGCGAGCCGCCGGCGCCGGACAATCCGCTCCTGAAGCTGCCCAATCTCGTCGCCGCGCCGCACATGGCCGGGGTGACGACGGAGTCGATGGATCGCATGGCGATCTCGGTCGCCCGCAACATCCTGAGCGTGCTCGACGGCAAGCCCGATCTCGACAATGTCGTCAATCGCGAGGTGTTCGGGCACCGCTGA
- a CDS encoding ferredoxin reductase family protein, with protein MTSKFRLAIVALMVAYVGLAISPMVIAGLSGLPPRPFPDELSSGIAMAGFAIVLLEFVLSGRFRVFSTTFGIDLAMQLHQLLARTAVVLLLLHPALYTLPLAPPLPWDGTLALTLGLTPAATVSGLIAWGALAMLVLAALCRNTPSWRYETWRLTHGLGALLIAATGLHHVLDAGRYSRMTGLSAFWWAAVALAVASLVLVYAWRPLMQRRRAYRVKAVVPVAARTWEIALEPAGAPIAYRAGQFAWLKLGSPRPLYENPFSFSSAPAAADGLVRFLIKEVGDFTGRIGTVAPGTAAYLDGPHGTFTLEDPDGRGIVMIAGGIGIAPMLSLLRQLVVTRDPRPVVLVYGNRIREQMVDVERLAGTRALPAFTCHPVLSEPPETWSGLRGQLDADTLAQCLPPDDGQSWIYYVCGPTPMIDSVERALDARGVAPQRIVSEKFQYDFGSRTPRSRRTVSLWLAISAILVVGAGLFALR; from the coding sequence ATGACTTCGAAATTTCGCCTGGCGATCGTCGCCCTGATGGTGGCCTACGTCGGCCTCGCGATCTCGCCGATGGTCATCGCAGGGCTCTCCGGGCTGCCGCCGCGGCCTTTCCCGGACGAGCTGTCCAGCGGCATCGCAATGGCGGGATTCGCCATCGTCCTGCTGGAGTTCGTGCTGTCCGGACGGTTTCGCGTCTTCTCCACCACCTTCGGCATCGACCTGGCCATGCAGTTGCATCAGCTCCTGGCGCGTACCGCGGTCGTGCTGCTCCTGCTGCATCCCGCGCTCTACACCCTGCCGCTCGCGCCGCCGCTGCCGTGGGACGGGACGCTCGCGCTCACGCTGGGCCTGACGCCCGCCGCCACCGTGAGCGGATTGATCGCCTGGGGAGCGCTGGCGATGCTGGTGCTCGCCGCGCTGTGCCGGAACACGCCCTCGTGGCGTTACGAAACTTGGCGGCTCACACACGGGCTGGGAGCGCTCCTCATTGCGGCGACCGGGTTGCACCATGTGCTGGACGCCGGCCGCTACAGCCGGATGACGGGATTGTCCGCGTTCTGGTGGGCGGCGGTCGCGCTGGCGGTCGCCTCGCTCGTGCTGGTGTACGCGTGGCGCCCGTTGATGCAACGCCGGCGCGCCTACCGCGTGAAGGCAGTGGTACCGGTCGCGGCCAGGACCTGGGAGATCGCGCTCGAGCCCGCCGGCGCGCCGATCGCCTACCGTGCGGGACAGTTCGCCTGGCTGAAGCTGGGCAGTCCGCGGCCGCTGTACGAGAACCCGTTCTCGTTCAGCTCCGCGCCGGCGGCCGCCGACGGCCTGGTGCGCTTCCTGATCAAGGAGGTCGGCGATTTCACGGGCCGCATCGGCACGGTGGCACCGGGCACCGCCGCCTACCTCGACGGCCCGCATGGAACCTTCACGCTCGAAGACCCGGACGGTCGCGGGATCGTGATGATCGCCGGCGGCATCGGCATCGCACCGATGCTCTCGCTGTTGCGCCAACTGGTCGTCACGCGCGACCCGCGGCCGGTCGTCCTCGTCTATGGCAATCGCATCCGCGAACAGATGGTGGACGTGGAGCGGCTCGCGGGGACGCGCGCGCTGCCGGCGTTCACCTGTCACCCGGTCCTGTCCGAGCCGCCGGAGACCTGGAGCGGCCTGCGCGGTCAGCTCGACGCAGACACGCTCGCGCAGTGCCTGCCGCCGGACGACGGCCAGAGCTGGATCTATTACGTGTGCGGTCCCACGCCGATGATCGACAGCGTGGAACGCGCGCTGGACGCCAGGGGTGTGGCGCCGCAGCGCATCGTTTCGGAAAAATTCCAGTACGACTTCGGCAGCCGCACGCCGCGCAGCCGCCGCACGGTGTCGCTGTGGCTCGCGATCTCGGCCATTCTCGTCGTCGGCGCCGGGTTGTTCGCGCTGCGCTGA
- a CDS encoding 2'-5' RNA ligase family protein: protein MVRAAVWLPVTGPALETLERARRRAQRRGGGPIFPLHLTLLSGIETTPEGGAEKLRSLAARLSPFAVKLGRIDWREERYRCLFVSAEPSTALTAAQRLACEIFAAHPSGPFEPHVSLLYGDIGDELKKQIAAELGGRLDLVLTADSVQLVEASAQRPVEEWRTLSERALGAAAP from the coding sequence ATGGTTCGCGCCGCAGTCTGGCTGCCGGTGACCGGCCCCGCGCTGGAGACCCTGGAGCGCGCGCGCCGGCGGGCGCAGCGGCGCGGCGGCGGCCCGATTTTCCCGCTGCACCTGACGCTTCTGTCCGGGATCGAGACCACGCCGGAAGGCGGCGCGGAGAAACTGCGCAGCCTGGCGGCAAGGCTGAGCCCCTTCGCGGTGAAACTTGGCCGGATCGACTGGCGCGAGGAACGCTACCGCTGTCTGTTCGTGAGCGCCGAACCGAGCACGGCGCTCACCGCGGCGCAACGCCTCGCGTGTGAGATCTTCGCCGCGCACCCCTCCGGGCCCTTCGAGCCGCATGTCAGCCTGCTCTATGGCGACATCGGCGATGAACTGAAGAAGCAGATCGCCGCCGAACTGGGCGGCAGGCTCGACCTCGTGCTCACCGCGGACAGCGTCCAACTGGTCGAGGCCTCCGCGCAGCGACCCGTCGAGGAATGGCGGACCTTGAGCGAGCGCGCGCTGGGCGCGGCCGCGCCCTAG
- a CDS encoding tetratricopeptide repeat protein, with product MKRRSVPAVCLVLALGAGPAFAHEADAEFDRGWQAYESRDYAAAAAAWRQAAERGHPRAQNGLGVLYRDGLGVEKDAATAVTWFRISAQNGYAYAMFNLGLAYRDGSGVAKDDIEAYKWLLLASTVNYDREAAFERERLARRMSAPQLEEARGRAQAWLDQFFFGSAQRKPKTRTRVPRTE from the coding sequence ATGAAACGGCGGAGCGTGCCGGCCGTGTGCCTGGTCCTTGCGCTCGGGGCGGGGCCTGCGTTCGCGCACGAGGCCGACGCCGAGTTCGATCGCGGCTGGCAGGCCTACGAGTCGCGCGACTATGCCGCAGCCGCGGCCGCCTGGCGCCAGGCGGCCGAGCGCGGCCACCCGCGCGCGCAGAACGGACTCGGCGTTCTGTATCGCGACGGACTCGGCGTGGAGAAGGACGCAGCGACCGCGGTCACCTGGTTCCGAATCTCGGCGCAAAACGGCTACGCGTACGCCATGTTCAATCTCGGTCTGGCGTACCGGGACGGCAGCGGCGTCGCGAAAGACGACATCGAGGCCTACAAATGGCTCCTGCTCGCCTCGACCGTCAACTACGACCGCGAAGCGGCTTTCGAGCGCGAGCGCCTCGCCCGGCGGATGAGCGCGCCACAACTGGAGGAAGCGCGGGGGCGTGCCCAGGCGTGGCTGGACCAGTTCTTCTTCGGCTCAGCCCAGCGCAAGCCCAAAACCAGGACGCGCGTGCCCAGAACGGAGTAG
- a CDS encoding peptidoglycan DD-metalloendopeptidase family protein, with product MDRRRFLRAFAAVAATRPLASRAQRPALPREEPVPGGIAIVALGPGELRPLAWFEGDRVLVAGGPPEWLAVVGIPLGAKPGSAPPLVVERTVGAPESIAFAIGPKQYATQRLTVKPGQVDLSPEDLARFERERDHLQKVRRTFSEWAPDSLLLIQPCEGPRSDSFGKRRFFNNQARNPHNGMDIAAPLGTPVVAAGAGEVLDVGDYFFSGQTVIIDHGQGFLTLYAHLSAIDTAVGQRVAAGAPIGKVGATGRVTGSHLHFSVFLNTKPVDPALFLP from the coding sequence ATGGACCGCCGCCGTTTTCTTCGCGCGTTTGCCGCCGTGGCGGCCACCCGGCCGCTGGCCTCCCGCGCGCAGCGGCCCGCGCTTCCGCGTGAGGAACCGGTGCCGGGTGGAATCGCAATCGTCGCGCTCGGACCGGGGGAATTGCGCCCGCTCGCGTGGTTCGAAGGCGATCGCGTGCTGGTGGCGGGCGGGCCCCCCGAGTGGCTCGCGGTTGTCGGCATCCCGCTCGGCGCGAAGCCGGGCAGCGCGCCGCCGCTCGTGGTCGAGCGCACCGTCGGCGCGCCGGAATCGATCGCCTTCGCGATCGGGCCCAAGCAGTACGCCACGCAGCGCCTGACGGTGAAACCCGGGCAGGTGGATCTGTCGCCCGAGGACCTCGCGCGCTTCGAGCGCGAACGCGACCACCTGCAGAAGGTGCGCAGGACCTTCAGCGAGTGGGCGCCCGACTCGCTGCTGCTGATCCAGCCGTGCGAAGGGCCGCGCTCCGATTCCTTCGGCAAGCGCCGCTTCTTCAACAATCAGGCGCGCAATCCGCACAACGGGATGGACATCGCCGCACCGCTGGGCACGCCCGTGGTGGCGGCCGGCGCCGGCGAGGTGCTCGACGTCGGCGACTACTTCTTTTCCGGGCAGACCGTGATCATCGATCACGGCCAGGGTTTCCTGACGCTGTACGCGCACCTGAGCGCGATCGATACCGCAGTCGGCCAGCGCGTCGCGGCGGGGGCACCGATCGGCAAAGTGGGCGCCACCGGGCGCGTGACCGGGTCGCATCTGCACTTCAGCGTGTTTCTCAATACCAAGCCCGTCGATCCCGCGCTGTTCCTGCCCTGA
- a CDS encoding matrixin family metalloprotease — protein MRHAFAALRALPALAGALIFATAPAFAGANRESATERSAPLPACEKPRTAAGAFGTRIRPATQRVAATPETIAQAMARLEDNAREECRRWAERAFEEFERFTFKEPFEGGKYIVSGDIAISGREQLREFFEKHIRQPGIEARAGALVVHRAGGRDAIWDATLRKGLTYCVSRDFGERHERVVADMHAAAGAWEEAADVDFIHVAGEDDDCTAANPEVVFDIRPVNVNGQYLARAFFPNEPRPERNVLIDESAFQLDPGGALQLVGILRHELGHVLGWRHEHTRPEAGACFEDNDWRPLTEYDRFSVMHYPQCNGGGDWSLVLTHMDRNGAACVYGPAPGFEVDPAICPNPPQAALDSRSRRDCRVR, from the coding sequence ATGAGGCACGCCTTCGCCGCGCTTCGAGCTCTTCCGGCCCTGGCCGGCGCGCTGATCTTTGCGACGGCCCCCGCCTTTGCCGGTGCGAATCGGGAAAGCGCAACCGAACGGTCTGCGCCGCTGCCCGCATGCGAGAAGCCGCGGACGGCCGCCGGGGCGTTCGGCACGCGCATCCGCCCCGCGACGCAGCGCGTGGCCGCGACGCCCGAAACCATCGCCCAGGCGATGGCGCGGCTGGAGGACAACGCCCGGGAAGAATGCCGGCGCTGGGCCGAACGGGCCTTCGAAGAGTTCGAGCGCTTCACCTTCAAGGAGCCGTTCGAGGGCGGGAAGTACATCGTGAGCGGCGACATCGCCATCTCCGGCCGCGAGCAGCTCCGCGAATTCTTCGAGAAGCACATCCGGCAGCCGGGAATCGAGGCACGGGCGGGCGCGCTGGTCGTGCATCGGGCCGGCGGCCGCGACGCGATCTGGGATGCGACCCTGCGCAAGGGGCTGACCTACTGCGTGAGCAGGGACTTCGGCGAGCGCCATGAACGGGTGGTGGCGGACATGCACGCCGCGGCCGGCGCGTGGGAAGAGGCCGCGGACGTGGACTTCATCCATGTGGCCGGGGAAGACGATGATTGCACCGCGGCCAATCCCGAAGTCGTGTTCGACATCCGCCCGGTCAACGTGAACGGGCAGTATCTGGCACGGGCGTTTTTTCCGAACGAACCGCGCCCCGAGCGCAACGTGCTGATCGACGAGTCCGCGTTCCAGCTCGATCCCGGCGGCGCCTTGCAGCTCGTGGGCATCCTGCGCCACGAACTGGGGCACGTGCTGGGCTGGCGCCACGAGCACACCCGGCCCGAGGCCGGTGCCTGCTTCGAAGACAACGACTGGCGGCCGTTGACCGAGTACGATCGTTTCTCGGTGATGCACTATCCGCAGTGCAACGGCGGCGGTGACTGGTCGCTCGTCCTGACGCACATGGACCGCAACGGCGCGGCGTGCGTTTACGGCCCCGCGCCGGGTTTCGAAGTGGATCCCGCGATCTGTCCCAACCCGCCGCAGGCCGCCCTGGACAGCAGGTCGAGAAGGGACTGCCGAGTCCGGTGA
- a CDS encoding glutathione S-transferase, with protein sequence MRYELYYWPSIQGRGEFVRLALEHAGADYTDVARLSGRGKGVEALERFLDGRNVERPPFAPPFLKAGNLVIGQTANILHFLGPRLGLAPKAEPGRLWTHQLQLTVADFVDEIHDTHHPIASSLYYRQQKKEARRRAGYFTRERLPKYLGYFQSVLERNGGRGFLVGRNLTYVDLSVFQLIEGLRYAFPKTMARFEHRIRGLVALHDKVAARPNVARYLASERRIPFNQYGIFRHYPELDR encoded by the coding sequence ATGCGCTATGAGCTGTATTACTGGCCGTCGATCCAGGGCCGCGGCGAATTCGTGCGCCTCGCTCTGGAGCATGCCGGCGCCGACTATACGGACGTCGCGCGCCTTTCCGGACGCGGCAAGGGCGTGGAGGCCCTGGAACGGTTTCTCGACGGGCGCAACGTCGAGCGGCCGCCCTTCGCGCCGCCCTTTCTCAAGGCCGGCAACCTGGTGATCGGCCAGACCGCCAACATCCTGCACTTCCTCGGCCCGCGGCTCGGGCTGGCGCCGAAAGCGGAACCAGGACGCTTGTGGACGCATCAGTTGCAGCTCACCGTGGCGGACTTCGTGGATGAAATTCACGATACGCATCACCCGATCGCCAGCAGCCTGTACTACCGCCAGCAGAAGAAAGAAGCGCGGCGCCGTGCCGGATATTTCACGCGCGAGCGGCTGCCGAAGTACCTGGGCTATTTCCAGAGCGTGCTCGAGCGCAATGGCGGCCGCGGATTCCTGGTGGGCCGCAATCTGACCTACGTCGATCTGTCGGTGTTCCAGCTGATCGAGGGCCTGCGCTACGCGTTTCCGAAGACGATGGCGCGCTTCGAGCACCGCATCCGGGGACTCGTCGCGCTGCACGACAAGGTGGCGGCGCGCCCCAACGTCGCCCGCTATCTGGCTTCCGAGCGCAGAATTCCGTTCAACCAGTATGGCATCTTCAGGCACTATCCCGAACTGGACCGATGA
- a CDS encoding DUF4410 domain-containing protein — translation MEVGSFGTNVNSDAARNLAATLPQRIATTLREAKHSKTNKPLFEKVALAQEAQAGGGNVLFLTGTIVSLEEGSRAKRYFIGFGSGKAFTTVECTFTDKSSGAKVARATFDGELSMGLFGGSADEATQGVLNSIVKYINDNY, via the coding sequence GTGGAGGTCGGATCGTTCGGCACCAACGTCAACAGCGATGCCGCCAGAAATCTCGCGGCGACGCTTCCGCAGAGAATCGCGACCACTTTGCGCGAAGCGAAGCACAGCAAAACCAACAAGCCGCTGTTCGAGAAGGTCGCTCTGGCTCAGGAGGCCCAGGCGGGCGGGGGCAACGTGCTGTTTCTGACCGGGACCATCGTCAGCCTCGAAGAGGGCAGCCGAGCCAAGCGTTATTTCATCGGATTCGGGTCCGGCAAAGCGTTCACGACGGTCGAGTGCACGTTCACCGACAAGTCCTCGGGCGCCAAGGTCGCTCGAGCGACCTTCGACGGTGAGCTGTCGATGGGTCTGTTCGGCGGTTCCGCCGACGAAGCGACGCAAGGCGTGCTCAACTCGATCGTCAAGTACATCAACGACAACTACTAG
- a CDS encoding antibiotic biosynthesis monooxygenase, which translates to MIHVVAIVTAKPGKREAVLEAIRANLPAVRAEKGCIEYGPAVDAEAIGPFQTKAGPDTVFIIEKWTDADALRAHAAAPHMAAYAARVKDLVASRAIHVLTPAE; encoded by the coding sequence ATGATCCACGTCGTTGCCATCGTCACCGCCAAACCCGGCAAACGGGAGGCTGTCCTCGAAGCGATCCGCGCCAACCTGCCCGCGGTGCGGGCGGAGAAAGGTTGCATCGAGTACGGTCCGGCGGTGGACGCCGAAGCCATTGGTCCGTTCCAGACCAAGGCGGGTCCGGACACCGTCTTCATCATCGAGAAGTGGACCGATGCCGACGCGCTGCGGGCACACGCCGCGGCCCCGCACATGGCGGCTTACGCGGCGCGGGTGAAAGACCTCGTCGCCAGCCGCGCGATTCATGTATTGACTCCCGCCGAGTGA
- a CDS encoding LysR family transcriptional regulator, whose protein sequence is MDRFAAMSAFVAVVESGSFVRAAGRLSTPTSTLSRQIAELEQHLGARLLNRTTRKLSLTEGGQAFYERAVQLIADLEEAEALVSSSAAAPRGMLKLTCSHAMAVLRVGAAIASFVARYPEVRFEVSVSDRIVDLVEEGFDLAIRIGRVGSEQLVARRLGTIRLLACAAPAYLKTHGTPRVPADLARHRILTYAYSPHPNVWRLTDRRGNHHEVRVAGPLHSNSGDLNIAAAIAGLGVIFEPDFMVRPALESGLLKRVLPDCESSPGEVWAVYPSRRHLSAKVRLFVEHLAQLFATLPAAASRRAERR, encoded by the coding sequence ATGGACCGGTTCGCCGCGATGAGCGCCTTCGTGGCCGTGGTGGAGTCCGGCAGCTTCGTGCGCGCTGCGGGGCGCTTGTCCACGCCCACCTCGACCCTGTCGCGCCAGATCGCGGAGCTGGAGCAGCACCTGGGCGCACGGCTGCTCAATCGCACGACGCGCAAGCTCTCGCTGACGGAGGGCGGCCAGGCCTTCTACGAGCGCGCGGTGCAGCTCATCGCGGATCTGGAGGAAGCCGAGGCGCTGGTCAGTTCATCGGCGGCGGCCCCGCGCGGCATGCTCAAGCTCACCTGCTCTCATGCGATGGCCGTGCTGCGCGTCGGGGCGGCGATCGCGAGCTTCGTCGCGCGCTATCCCGAAGTGCGTTTCGAGGTATCGGTCTCGGACCGGATCGTGGACCTGGTGGAGGAAGGGTTCGACCTCGCGATCCGCATCGGGCGGGTGGGCAGCGAGCAGCTGGTCGCGCGCCGCCTGGGAACGATACGCCTGCTCGCCTGCGCGGCGCCCGCGTATCTCAAGACGCACGGCACGCCGCGCGTGCCCGCGGACCTCGCCCGCCATCGCATTCTCACCTACGCGTACTCGCCGCACCCGAACGTCTGGCGCCTGACCGATCGCAGGGGCAATCACCACGAGGTGCGCGTCGCCGGTCCGCTGCACTCGAACAGCGGCGACCTCAACATCGCGGCGGCGATCGCCGGACTCGGCGTGATCTTCGAGCCGGACTTCATGGTGAGGCCAGCACTGGAATCCGGATTGCTCAAGCGCGTGCTGCCCGACTGCGAGAGCAGCCCGGGCGAGGTGTGGGCCGTGTATCCGAGCCGGCGCCATCTCTCCGCGAAGGTGCGGCTGTTCGTCGAGCACCTCGCGCAGCTCTTCGCAACCTTGCCCGCCGCCGCGTCCCGGCGCGCAGAGCGCCGCTAG
- the gstA gene encoding glutathione transferase GstA has protein sequence MKLYFSSGACSLAPHIVLRELGLAHTLVKVDTRKRQTANGDDYLKINGKGYVPALELDDGQVLTEAAVILQYLADRKPEAGLAPAAGTMERYRLQEWLNFIATEIHKGFGPLWKPDSTEDEKERTRNRLAARLDWLAARIQGREYVAGGQFGIADAYLFTVLNWGQWTSVDLAKWPALQAYHARIAARPKVQEALRAEGLLKSAQAAA, from the coding sequence ATGAAGCTCTACTTTTCTTCCGGTGCGTGCTCGCTCGCCCCGCACATCGTGCTGCGCGAGCTGGGGCTGGCGCACACCCTGGTCAAGGTCGATACCCGCAAGCGTCAGACCGCGAATGGCGACGACTATCTGAAGATCAACGGCAAGGGCTACGTGCCGGCGCTGGAGCTGGACGACGGCCAGGTGCTCACCGAAGCGGCGGTGATCCTGCAATACCTCGCCGACCGCAAGCCCGAGGCGGGCCTCGCGCCGGCGGCCGGCACGATGGAACGTTATCGCCTGCAGGAGTGGCTCAACTTCATCGCCACCGAGATCCACAAGGGCTTCGGCCCGTTATGGAAACCCGACAGCACCGAGGACGAGAAGGAACGCACGCGCAATCGGCTGGCTGCGCGCCTCGACTGGCTCGCGGCCCGGATCCAGGGTCGGGAATACGTGGCCGGCGGGCAGTTCGGCATCGCCGACGCCTATCTGTTCACGGTGCTGAACTGGGGTCAGTGGACCAGCGTGGACCTCGCCAAGTGGCCGGCGCTCCAGGCGTATCACGCCCGCATCGCTGCGCGCCCGAAGGTACAGGAAGCGCTGCGCGCGGAGGGATTGCTCAAGTCTGCGCAGGCGGCAGCGTAG
- a CDS encoding class III extradiol ring-cleavage dioxygenase: MLPTVFLSHGSPMHALQAGAAGRAWAQIGRRLPRPRAVLVASAHWETELPMVSTADRPETIHDFGGFPEELYKMRYAAPGAPEAAQRALDLLKGAGLPASVNGCRGLDHGAWVPLLYLYPGADVPVAQISVQPSLDAAHHLRLGAALAPLAREEVLVVGSGHMTHNLREWMLYVRRHGLQPAHTQAAPYVEEFRQWIDRALRADDRAALAAWLERAPHALRAHPSPEHFLPLPVAFAAAGPQPAVERIDLGVDAGVLAMDAYLFWPAAG; encoded by the coding sequence GTGCTTCCCACCGTCTTCCTCTCCCACGGCTCGCCGATGCACGCCCTGCAGGCGGGCGCGGCCGGGCGCGCGTGGGCGCAGATCGGCCGCCGGCTGCCGCGGCCCCGTGCGGTCCTGGTGGCTTCGGCTCACTGGGAGACCGAGCTGCCGATGGTCTCGACCGCAGACAGGCCCGAGACCATCCACGACTTCGGCGGCTTCCCCGAAGAGTTGTACAAGATGCGCTACGCCGCGCCCGGTGCCCCCGAGGCGGCGCAGCGCGCGCTCGATCTGCTCAAGGGCGCAGGGCTGCCCGCTTCGGTCAACGGCTGCCGGGGCCTGGATCACGGTGCATGGGTGCCGTTGCTGTATCTGTATCCGGGGGCCGACGTCCCGGTCGCGCAGATCTCGGTGCAGCCCTCGCTCGATGCCGCGCATCACCTGCGTCTCGGTGCGGCACTGGCACCGCTCGCGCGCGAAGAGGTGCTTGTCGTCGGCTCCGGCCACATGACCCACAATCTGCGCGAATGGATGCTGTACGTACGTCGGCACGGCCTTCAGCCCGCGCACACGCAGGCGGCGCCGTACGTCGAAGAATTCCGCCAATGGATCGATCGGGCGCTGCGCGCGGACGACCGCGCCGCGCTAGCGGCGTGGCTGGAGCGCGCGCCGCACGCCCTGCGCGCGCATCCCAGCCCGGAGCATTTCCTGCCGCTGCCGGTCGCGTTCGCCGCCGCCGGTCCGCAGCCGGCGGTGGAGCGCATCGATCTCGGCGTGGATGCGGGGGTGCTGGCGATGGACGCCTATCTGTTCTGGCCCGCGGCCGGCTGA